GACTCTATGGCATGGGACACAGAGCGAACCAAGGGGCTGCTGCTCAGCGCGGCCACCACAGAGTTTTGCGCGCGTGGACTGGCCGGCGCCCGCATCGACCGCATCGCAGCGGAAGCCGGCGTCAACAAAGAGCGGATCTACCAGTACTTCGGCAACAAGAACGCTTTGTTCGACGCCGTGATTGTCACCGCCCTGACCAACCTCATGGATGAGGTCCCCATCGAGGGCAGCGGACCGGAAGCCATGGCTGATTACGCCGGGAGGCTTTTCGATCACCACCAGGTGGATGCCACCGCCCCGCGGCTGCTGTTCTGGGAAGGGCTGGAACGCGGCACCGACGTCGTGGGCCTGCCCAAGCGGATGGCCAACTGCGCATCGAAGGTCAACAGCACCATCGCAGCCCTCCCCGGCATCTCGCGGGAGGACGCGGGCGATCTCCTCATCACCATCGTCAGCCTGTGCGATTCCGCTCCCGTACTGCCGGCCCTCGACGGGCTCATGGCCGGCGACAACCCGGGCCGCACCGAAAGGCGACGCGCCGCCGTCGTACGTACCGTCCGCTTGATGGCTGCAGCGTTGGCCGCCGAAGCGGCAACAACCGAAGCGGCAACAGCCTGACTCCAGCAGCT
This Paenarthrobacter sp. GOM3 DNA region includes the following protein-coding sequences:
- a CDS encoding TetR/AcrR family transcriptional regulator translates to MAWDTERTKGLLLSAATTEFCARGLAGARIDRIAAEAGVNKERIYQYFGNKNALFDAVIVTALTNLMDEVPIEGSGPEAMADYAGRLFDHHQVDATAPRLLFWEGLERGTDVVGLPKRMANCASKVNSTIAALPGISREDAGDLLITIVSLCDSAPVLPALDGLMAGDNPGRTERRRAAVVRTVRLMAAALAAEAATTEAATA